A genomic window from Flavobacterium johnsoniae includes:
- a CDS encoding mevalonate kinase family protein, translated as MKGPLFYSKILLFGEYGIIRDSKGLAIPYNFYNGALKKSEEPSDEAIASNKSLRSFASYLEVLQTQQPDLVTFDLENLKNDVETGMYFDSSIPQGYGVGSSGALVAAIYDKYATNKITVLENLTREKLLHLKNVFSQMESFFHGKSSGLDPLNSYLSIPILINSKDNIQTTGIPTQSVDGKGAVFLLDSGIVGETAPMISIFMESLKDKGFRAMLKNQFVKYTDVCIDNFLHGDMKSLISNTKKLSKVVLNNFKPMIPEQFHAIWQQGIDTNDYYLKLCGSGGGGYILGFTEDLERAKASLKDYKLEVVYQF; from the coding sequence ATGAAAGGACCATTATTTTATTCAAAAATATTACTTTTTGGAGAGTACGGAATTATCCGCGATTCAAAAGGGCTTGCTATTCCTTATAACTTTTACAATGGCGCGTTGAAAAAATCTGAAGAGCCTTCAGATGAAGCCATTGCCTCAAACAAAAGTTTAAGAAGTTTTGCTTCTTACCTTGAAGTTTTACAAACTCAGCAGCCAGATTTGGTTACTTTCGATTTAGAAAATCTTAAAAATGATGTCGAAACCGGAATGTATTTCGATTCTAGTATTCCGCAAGGATACGGTGTTGGAAGCAGCGGCGCTCTTGTAGCGGCTATTTATGATAAATATGCTACAAATAAAATTACGGTTTTAGAAAATCTAACAAGAGAAAAATTATTGCATTTAAAAAATGTTTTTTCTCAAATGGAAAGCTTTTTTCACGGAAAAAGTTCTGGCTTAGATCCATTAAACAGTTATTTGAGCATTCCGATTTTAATCAATTCTAAAGATAATATTCAGACTACAGGAATTCCTACACAAAGTGTTGACGGAAAAGGCGCTGTGTTTTTGTTAGATTCTGGAATTGTGGGAGAAACTGCTCCAATGATTAGCATTTTTATGGAAAGCTTAAAAGACAAAGGTTTCCGCGCAATGCTAAAAAACCAATTTGTAAAATACACAGATGTCTGTATCGACAACTTTTTGCATGGCGACATGAAGTCTTTGATCAGCAATACTAAAAAACTTTCTAAAGTTGTTTTAAACAACTTCAAACCAATGATTCCAGAACAGTTTCATGCTATCTGGCAACAAGGAATTGACACTAATGATTATTACCTAAAACTTTGCGGTTCTGGCGGAGGTGGTTATATTCTTGGTTTTACTGAAGATTTAGAACGTGCAAAAGCCTCTCTGAAAGATTATAAATTAGAAGTAGTTTACCAGTTTTAA